CCGTCATCGACGAGGCCCGAGCGGCGCGCGGGCTGGCGATGCTGTTCATCACACACGATCTGGCGCTCGCGGCGGCGGTGTGCGACCGCGTGGCCGTGATGTACGCCGGGACCGTGGTGGAGGAGCTGCCGGCCGGACAGTTGTACGACGGCGCCCGCCATCCCTACACCCGCGCCCTCCTCGCCTCGCGTCCCGAACCGGGCACCGGCCGGCCGCTGCGGGCGATCTCCGGCCGGCCCGTGTCGGCGTTCGAGGCCGGCCCCGGCTGCGCGTTCGCGCCCCGCTGTCCCTCCGCGTCGCGGCGGTGCACCGACGAACGGCCCCTGCCGCGCGACCTGGGCGACGGGCGCGCCGCCTGCCATCATCCCGCCGACCGCTCTCCCCACCCCGCCTCGGGAAACGGGGGGACGGGCATCCCGGCGGTCGGCCGTCCCCACCCGGACAGCAGCGAGAGGAGCCCCACGCATGAGTGACACGAGCGCACCCCCCGCCCTCCGCGTGACCGGACTGGGCAAGGTCTTCGGTGACGTCACGGCCGTGGACGGCGTCGATCTGACGCTGGCCCCGGGCGGCTCGGTGGCCGTGGTCGGGGAGTCCGGCTCGGGCAAGACCACCACGGCCCGGATGATCGCCGGTCTCGAACGCCCCACCACCGGGAGCATCCGGATCGCCGGACACGAGCCGCCGGGGCGCCGCGCCCGTGCCGCGGAACGTCTGCGGCACGCCCGCCGGATCCAGATGGTCTTCCAGGACCCGTACGCCTCGCTCGACCGGCACCAGCGCGTACGGGACTGCGTGGCCGAGGTCCTCACGCTGCACACCGGGCTGAGAGGACCGGCGCTGCGCGAGGAAGTGGTCCGGCACCTCGAACGGGTCGGGCTCGACGAGCGCCAGGGCGACGCCCTCCCGCGCACCTTGTCCGGCGGCCAGCGCCAACGGGTCGCCATCGCCCGCGCTCTCGCCGTGGACCCCCGCGTCCTGGTCCTCGACGAGGCGGTGGCAGCGCTCGACGTCTCCGTCCAGGCGCAGATCCTCACCCTGCTGCGCGAGATCCGCGAGCGGAGCCGGGTCGCCTACCTGTTCATCACCCACGACCTGGGCGTGGTGCGGCACGTCTGCGACGACGTCGTGGTCATGCACCGCGGCCGCATCGTGGAGAGGGGACCGACGGAGCACATCCTGACGAACCCCCAGGACACCTACACCCGCACCCTGCTCGACTCCGTGCCCCGCCGGGGCTGGAAGCCAGTCCGCCGCACCCCACCGATCGGAACACCCTGATGACATCCCAGCCTCCGGCAACGTCCCCGACCCTGACCTACGCCTTCGAGATCCGAGCCGAGGTCGCCGAGAGTCTGCACATCGGCCACGGCGACGGCGAGCGCACCGAGTTCACCCCCATCACCGGCGGCACCGTCAGCGGCCCCCGGCTCAACGGCGCGGTGGTCGCGGGCGGGGGCGACTGGTCCAACACCCGCGGCGACGTGTGCGAGTTGGACGCCCGCTATCTGATCCGCGCGGACGACGGGGCGGTCATCGACATCACGAACCGCGGCTACTACGTCGAAGGCACCGACAGTCCGGACCAGTTCGACGGCACCCTCAGAACGGCCGAGGCGGGCGTCTATTTCCGCACCTCCCCGGTCTTCCGTACCGACGCGCCCGCCCATCGCTGGCTCGCCGCGACGGTCTTCGTGGGCCTGGCCAGGGTGGAGGAGGACCACATCGTGATCCGGCTGTACAGCCTGGACTGACCGGTTCGCGGAGAGCCGTCCCGGCCAGGCCCCGAACGGACTGGATTCTGTATACTGTCGCCCACCAAATGGCCCCGACCCGGAGGCGACATGGCTGAGCTGGATCCCCAAGTGGTGCTGGGAATGGCGGACCGGGCACCCGACGGTGTGGTGATCATCGACAGGGAAGGTCTGATCCGGTACTGGAACAGAGGGGCCGAGCGTATCTTCGGCTTCTCCGCGGCCGAGGTGGACGGCGGCAGTCTCGACGTCATCATTCCGGAGAAGCACCGCCGGCGGCACTGGGAGGGCTTCGACACCGCCATGCGGAGAGGGACCACCCAGTACGGTGACGCCGACCTCCTGACGGTGCCCGCGCTGGCGGCGGACGGCCGCACCCTGTCCATCGAGTTCAGCGTGGTGCTGCTGACCGGGAACGACGGCGCCCCCTACGTCGGCGCCGTCGTCCGGGAC
The window above is part of the Streptomyces sp. NBC_01428 genome. Proteins encoded here:
- a CDS encoding ABC transporter ATP-binding protein, with product MSDTSAPPALRVTGLGKVFGDVTAVDGVDLTLAPGGSVAVVGESGSGKTTTARMIAGLERPTTGSIRIAGHEPPGRRARAAERLRHARRIQMVFQDPYASLDRHQRVRDCVAEVLTLHTGLRGPALREEVVRHLERVGLDERQGDALPRTLSGGQRQRVAIARALAVDPRVLVLDEAVAALDVSVQAQILTLLREIRERSRVAYLFITHDLGVVRHVCDDVVVMHRGRIVERGPTEHILTNPQDTYTRTLLDSVPRRGWKPVRRTPPIGTP
- a CDS encoding DUF3237 domain-containing protein, whose amino-acid sequence is MTSQPPATSPTLTYAFEIRAEVAESLHIGHGDGERTEFTPITGGTVSGPRLNGAVVAGGGDWSNTRGDVCELDARYLIRADDGAVIDITNRGYYVEGTDSPDQFDGTLRTAEAGVYFRTSPVFRTDAPAHRWLAATVFVGLARVEEDHIVIRLYSLD
- a CDS encoding PAS domain S-box protein is translated as MAELDPQVVLGMADRAPDGVVIIDREGLIRYWNRGAERIFGFSAAEVDGGSLDVIIPEKHRRRHWEGFDTAMRRGTTQYGDADLLTVPALAADGRTLSIEFSVVLLTGNDGAPYVGAVVRDVTARRAREKELMRRRAETDRTAV